gttcgGAGACTCTAGTTATCCCCCCAATggactttgaatcgtcttgttactgaaaggtgttttataaataaacttgccttccCATGCCTTGCTTAGTTTGGTCTCTTAaacttgtttgcttttagttttaaagttattttaatttcaattaaagtCTTactcattgtaaaaaaaacaaaaaacattaaaagttgtaTTTTGCTTTTGAACTTTACAATATTTCAAAAACAACAATTCAAAACTGCTCCAGTTTCACACAGAAAAGGAGCCCTTCCTTGTTTCCCTATTCCATCAGCATGCAAACCAGCTGATATGCTGTACTATTGTTTAGGCAGAGAAAGCATTGGTGCATAAACAACCTTGTCTAATGTTAACTGAGTTCTTGACAGCATAACCTTACCGCCTTAAAACAGCAGGGTGAAGCTGTTTTATATTATGCATGTACAAGTTCAATGTGCAAGTCATTGCTGACTAAATAATCCAGACAGACAAGTTTGGGTTCATTGTTCTTTTGTTCTATCCAACTGGATTACTGACAAATAAATGGTAATGGGGAAAGTTTACGGGATATTGTGTTGCTCTGGGTGGAGCTGAGCACAAAAGAATCTAGTATTTAATGCTGCAGACAAGAGGGAAGAGGTATTGGTAAAGATGGCTTTCCAGCAGCTTACATACGGGATCATTGTGATGATCATTCTTGTTTGCAAAGGTGAGAGGAATGTTTGatcatttatgttgttttaaacaCTGTTAAAAAGAGAGCCTATGCATACAGCGTGTAATCACTGAACAAGTCTTTTGTGTTGCAGATTAGCAATGGTATTTCAAATGAACATTGTTATTTtctgcttacatttttttttccagcttccaACATATTTGAAATGTTGTTCTTGGctatacagaaatatttttattctattttgtgggtgtgtttgtttgtttgtttgtttgtttgtttgtttgtttgtttgtttgcagaaTTTATTAAATGGCTTTTTGGCATTTGTGAAGCTATGTCAAAAATCATTCAGATTtggattttaaatgtgaaagggAATACCCAGCTCAGGATCGATTTTGTCTAGGCTCCTTTTCGTAATCTGAACCATATTAACTTAAAATGCGCTATTCAAAGTAGCtcagaagacaaaaacaaactagtTTACTTTTGTGACCCAATACTTCTATACAGAATAGAAAGTCATATTTTCTTATGCTTTTTTTGACAtaagatttatatttttgtttcccttttGCAACTGAATCCATATCAAAGCACTGATGGAGCACATGCTGTCCAGGTTGCCACGATTTGCACTTTTGCAgtattctgtgtttttcattttcatgaGTACACAAAGAATCCATCGGGCCCATGCAGATATTTGTAACCGCCTTAAGCATGTCTCACCCGCTTTGACAAGCAGTCAATTACAGGAAATAATCAACTCATAATCTGCTGTAGGATAGGGGTTTTAGACTCCAGCAGAAAGTCTGCTCAAAGCTAGCTTTGGTCAAAGGTCAGAATATGTTAGAAGTTAACGGGAATCAGAAGCTGAAATAAGATGTCATTTGAAGAATCCTAAAATGTAATACAATTAAATCATGTgcgatttaaaaaataataataattgtttgtatccattattaattaaaacacttCACTCCCAGGAGAACTACACTGACATGTGATGATTCAGTACATCTGAAAGAAAGGGTTTGTTTACATGTACAACATGGAAAaggatgaaatgaaaagtacacaaaatgtgtttttcacatAGCAAAGGAGGGATGAAGGAAATGTTGAATGCAGGATTGGTGACACAACTCAGTCGAGCAAAATGGACAaacactgcaaaagcagaaagaTGTGAAAACCCAGtgaataaaaattatgtttgctGAACTCTAACCTGAGCTTGATTGATTGCTCCCCCTAGTGAGATCTATCTGTTTAGTTACCCTTCTTTTCATTCTGGCAATAATGTTAGCTAATGCTGTTTGGGCGCAACCTGTGTTCATATAGCTGAGTGATAAGTAAGGTCAAATGTGGCCCTGTTAAGTAGAGTGggtccttcaaaaaaaaaaaaaaaaaaaattatatttggcAACTAATTACAATTGCATTTCTGAACTATTGGCTAATATCATtcatttttgcttatttttgcattttttctaTGTTTCTTTATGATTAGCTTGTTATATGAATGTGAAGTAAGTTGTCATCTTGTACTGATTGAAGTCAAGCTCTTAATATCAGCGATGTGTAAAAGATGGCAAGAATTTCCTTCCTACTGTGGCTGTAGGAGGACCATTAGATCTGATGGGGTGTTTGTCAGCTTTGTTACGTGTGATTGACTGATACTGCGAAATATTTCTTCTGACCTGTTTGTTTCATATTTGTTTCAGGATGTGACTCAGAACACGGTAAGCATCCAACACATCTAGTATTAGTAAGCAgcaggaaaacacaaaacatatcTAAAATGGTCCTTATGTACTTTCGTACTTTTGTTACTTTACATgtcaaatggtaaaaaaaaaaatattacttttgaaattatataaataaatataatgtttttgGTGGTAAAATCTGGCATCCATTACATAGAGTAATTTAAAAGTGTTCAGACCCTGTTTAATGGGACGTTagaaccacaaacataaatgtatttttgctgGCTTTTTATGTGGTTGTAGTATAAGTAGTGCAGAGTtgtgaagaggaaaaacaattatgcatggttttcagtgtttttaaaaataagaatctCAAAAGgtggcatgcatttttattaagccTTTAATACTCTGAACCATCTTTTTAATCAAAGCTGCCTGTCGTTTGTTTCTACCTGCTTTCAACGTCTAAAGCTATAACTAGACTTCACTGGGCCATCCAAAGACATAgatatgttttgatctaaactattccattgtagctctgactgtatCTTTAGGGTTGGTTTTCCACTGAAAGGTTAACATCTACCTTGAACGGATTTTCTTCCAGGGTTTTAGGGCAACGTCTAAAAGTGGTTCTGCATATTAAACAGAAATCTATATGTTGGCATGTTTAAACCAAGAATGAGTGgagcaataaaaagaaaagaagatgtATTGGGGTGATAGAAGAGAGTGTCAAACTTGCCACCCTTTATTTACCAATCCTGTGATTTCTGAAGCAAGTTACCTGCTGCTACCCATATCACAAGGATGAAATTACTTTATAatactaaattaaataaagctgTCATTAAGTTCCTTCATGTTTAGGTTTTATgcttctttaaacatttttgctttggtttcagctcaattcaattcagaaaATCTTCATTGATCTCAAAGgagaattaaataataatttgggAGTCTTACAAATTTTTAACCATAGATCTAAGCTTAGACTACCATTAGAACAGGTAATTCTGCTTGatctaaacacaaaacaaaaaggtcaaAGATCAAAGTTGAGGATAAACATTATAATTAAGTCATCTTTAAATGAGGGTGAATACTATTTTGACATTGAAATATCCATTGGATCAGAGTTGGTGCTTTGGGGAATTTGGGCTTtaacaaaatacagtttatgtGATCAGAGCAATAAAAGGAGAGAATAAACAGATATAAGGGAATTTACAAATTGTAGCCAATGAAATAATACATATTCTATTTGGTGAATAACAGCTAAGctacatttactttttaaatgtagcttttagACCAAATTTAATGATTGACAAGAACTAGTGCAGAATGTAATATACATATATCATATTTTTGTCCCTTCACAATTATAATGTACTTTGTGTTTCTCTAttacataaaattccaataaaatccaCTGAAGTTGGTGCTTGCAATATGACAAAAATATTTGCCAGCCACCATACATTGGTTTCAGTCTgctatgttaaaaaaacatgataaaggACGAAAACATTTGgtctaaatataattttaatttttttcaatgtcTTTAATATTTCATGTACCAtattctttggaaaaaaaaagacatttggcCATGTGTTTCCTggagaagaaaaatatataatttcaaaCTGACTGACACACAATTCTGTTTAAATAGGAAGTGAAAACCTGCTGCATGATAACTCTTTGTTGCTGATTTTGTGAATGTTGTCAGCCTGTAAAAGGACTCCAATCAACAGCAGGATCTATGGAGGGCAAGATGCGTCTCCGGGGAGTTGGCCCTGGCATGTCACCTTTACTCATGACGGCTACGCCTTTTGTCAGGGATCTCTGATCACAGATGAGTTTGTGCTGACAGGTGCTCAATGCTCACAACAGTAAGAAGCTATGGTTTAATATTTTCTTGTGATGATGAACAAAATAGaatgtattgttttgtgttttattcatttatctcAATCAGGTGCActtcaaatgtttgtttctggAAGAAGTTGAATTAACTTTGAAAGAAtatgtaaaattaattttatgaaAACTACTCCTTAGACTTCACCTAGTGCAGTAACAATGTCAGGTCAGCAACAAAGTCAATATTGCTAGGTCTCCACTTATTTAACATTGACTTGAAAGCAAGAAAGGCAGACATGGAGGATCTAATTATTGTGATACGCAGTGGCAGTCAAATTTAGACTCAATTCTCGTTCTTCTTTAAGATCTTACCTCAGTGGCGCGGTAGTGCACATGGGTGTCCAAAACAACCAGTCAGGATTTGGTGAAGTGACTCGGAGAATTGCTTACATCGCCTGCCATCAAGACTTTAGCTATAATTACTATGAGAACGACATCTGTCTTGTGAAGCTATCAGCTCCTGTCAACTTCACCAACTACATCCGACCAGTCTGTTTGGCCTCAGAAAACAGCACTTTCCATGATGGAACTCCCAGCTGGGTGACTGGTTTTCAATATAACCGTACGTATGATTGTTTTCGTCTTTTTAACAGTTTCATTTGCAATAACATTGTtggattcttaaaaaaaaaaatctaacattttaaacttttttctttagACAACTATTATTATAGTAACCCTCTGCAGGAGGTCAATGTGTCGGTAATTGGAAACAATGAATGCAGCTGCTACTACCAAAactcctactactactactactactactactaccgaGCAGTGAGAAATACCACGATGTGTGCTGGACAAGAAACTGGATCAGGCTCTTTATATTATGTaaataccattttttttatatttttgaatgtccgtccgtccgtcttcttccgcttatccggggtcgggtcgcgggggtagcagcttcagtagggaggcccagacgtccctctccccggccacttgggccagctcctcagggggaatcccaaggcgttcccaggccagccgggagacatagtccctccagcatgtcctgggtcttcccctgggcctcctcccagtgggacgtgcccggaacacctcaccagggaggcgtccaggaggcatcctgaccagatgcccgagccacctcaactggctcctctcgacgtggaggagcagcggctctactctgagtcctccctggatgactgagctcctcaccctatctctaagggagagcccagacacactacggagaaaactcatttcagccgcttgtatccgggatctcgttctttcagtcacgacccaaagctcgtgaccatagatgagggtaggaacgtagatcgaccggtaaattgagagcttcgccttttggctcagctctctcttcaccacaacggatcggtacagcgcccgcttcgcagcagacgctgcaccaatccgcctgtcgatctcccgctccatcttctcctcattcgtgaacaagaccccaagatacttgaagtcctccactaggggcaggacactctccccaacccggagaaggcactctacccttttccggttcaagaccatggtctcggatttggaggcactgattttcatcccggccgcttcgcactcggctgtgaaccgctccagtgagagctgtagaatgtatatttttgaaattcctgGAGCGCACCTAACTCATTTTAGTATATCCTTAACTCATGTGCTGCAGTGAAATGTGTTCTGCATCACTTTGTTGACTGTGATAAAACAACAGTAACTGTGGTCATTGTATACAAGCTTGGGCTCTGGTGgaccagtttaaaaaaacactaactAACATCTACATTGTCCTAAATTTCATTCACAGGAAGACAATGGGGCTGCTCTAGTGAGTAAACAAGACGCCATCTGGGTCCAAAGTGGGATTGCGAGTTATGTCTATGGTTATTACCTGAGTCGACCTTCTATCTACACTCGTGTGTCCCAGTACGAGGAATGGATCAGGGACAGAGTTACTGGCATGGAAGCAGGCTTTGTCACCTTCACCTCCCCAGGCGAGGACAGTGACTTGAACTACACCTGTCCAACGCAGGCACCTACCACCCCCTATAGCTATTTCACAAGCTACCCTTACTACTTTACCACTGACGACAGCATATTTAGCAGTGGTGAAACTCTGATTCCCATCACTCACttggtttctctctctgctcttgTTTTGCTTCTCCATCCTTTCGTTGGCGGGGCTAGAATCTAACTCAGGACTTCCACTCATGCTGTACTATTATTATAGTGAGCTGAGCCACACTGTACATCTGCTTTAGTCTTCTTACACAAATTAAGATTCTTACAAAGCTAATAAAGGGTGAAATAAGTTTCAGATTAAAAGACCAACCATAtaactgaaaaagaaatgtatgtTTCCCATTTCTTCTTTAtattctttatattcttttatgTCTTGTGTGGGTTATGATGTTTACCTAAATGAAAATGCAacttaaatcagaatcagaatcatttttaatcggcaagtaggttggcacttacaaggaatttgacttggtgttgatggtgcagacagtaaaataagaatacagtcaaataagaagtaaaaggatatacatatatatatatatatataaatcttgAGTAATTAACGGATAATGGCTATGTGATCTCTACAAACCAATCAAACTGTTTGATTCTTAAATATGAATGTTGATCAGTAATACACTTTAACATTtgattacaataataaaaacttgTTTCTACCACTCTGTTTTCCCTCCTTCCATTTTTCACACCAGCTGTATTCTTCAGATTCTTCAGCAGTAACTATTCGAGAGTAATTTGGTGTCTAGTTTGAAACCAACAACTATGAGGCCATAACAAAGGAGGTGGTAGTAGTTTATGAGTTTGGTAAGGGATATAAAGAGGTCTCAGGAGAATCTCAAGTCAGCCATTGCTCAGTAGAGAGTATAAACAACACCCAACATGCTCAGGTCTCCCTGTCAAAGCGGGTCCCCCCTGAAAGCATACTGTAGGCTGCTAAAATAAGTTTCCAAGCACTGTCTCCAAATGTTCTTTAGACAAATGAATCCAAGCCTGAGTATTTAGAAACCAGAACAGAGGGTGTATTTGGCACATAACCAGATACAACATTCCAGCAAAAGAACCTCAAGccaactgtgaagcatggaggtAGACATATGAGGGTTTGAGGATCCTGTGTTGGAGCAGGATCAGACTAGCTCATTATGATTTCTGCTGTGCTATGAAGGTGCCTTAGACAAACATGAgatctgtaaaaaataaataaaaaataataaataaaaataaacagaagccAAAATGTGACAACTAGTCAAAACATAGAAGGTAATCTACCAAGGACTGacagagaaattaaaaaatgaaGAGGGCTGGGCTGAGTCACAACCATAATCCTGATCTAACTGAGATGTCATGGCATCTACATCTAAGGTAATCCCTAAAACATCTTGCAGCTGAAAGTGTGGAGCGGAGAAAACTTTCATCAGACCTGCTTGACTACTTTCAAATCACTGGCAGAGGAGTCTTAAAATGCTTCCTGGTAAAACTGATAGGACCTGTTTTTACTAAGGTGTGCCAAGTAAAGATGGGAAGTCAAAGGTTGGACCATACCAGAGTCAGAGATAATAAACAGTTTTCAATACGGGAAACCACATTCATCTTTAGCCAAGTAAAGATGGGAAGTCAAAGGTTGGGCCATACCAGAGTCAGAGATAATAGACAGTTTTCAATACGGGAAACCACATCCATCTTTAGTCAACCAGATTAAAAATTGGCAAAGGACGTGGAAATAAAGTTCATGAAACAGTTGTTTTATTATATCAAGCTCCCAAACACAAAGTTTAAATCACTAGTTGCTTCTCTGAAATGATACTTTTCCCCTTCTTACTCCACCCTTGTAAAAAGGATGAACGGATTTCACGTCATTACAGCTAACATTGAGTGTCAGTAAAACAGTGAAAACTCCACACTGTACAGCAATACACTTTGTTTGATTCACGACAGTCTGCTTGTCACCTTCAGTTTACTCATCTCtacttttcttcctcttcttcgtGCAGAaggagtgtgagtgaaggagcgCAAGAGAGAAAGTGTGAActatatctttttttcttatttctttcaaTCTTTTTCACtgggtgtatgtaaatattgtgtatatatactgctcaaaaaaatcaAGGgaacacttctgtgaaatcaaactgtctaCTTAAGAGGCAACACTGATTGATAATCAGTTTCACTGCTGTTGTTCACATGGAATAGACaccaggtggaaactagaggcatTTAGCAagaccccccccaccccccaatacaggagtggttctgcaggtggtgaccacagaccacttctcagttcctctgctttctgcctgatgttttggtcactttgaaTGCTGGTGGTGCTTTTACTCTAGTAGcagcatgagacggagtctacaacccacacagtggctcaggtagtgcagctcatccaggatggcacatcaatgtgagctgtggcaagaagcTTTGCTGTGTCGGTCAgtgtagtgtccagagcatggaggtgctaccaggagacaggacTACATCAAGAGACACGGAGGAGTCcgtaggagggcaacaaccctgcagcaggacagctacctccacctttgtgcaaagaggaacaggaggagcactgcaGGAGCTCTGCaac
The DNA window shown above is from Fundulus heteroclitus isolate FHET01 chromosome 14, MU-UCD_Fhet_4.1, whole genome shotgun sequence and carries:
- the LOC105934829 gene encoding serine protease 27 — translated: MAFQQLTYGIIVMIILVCKGCDSEHACKRTPINSRIYGGQDASPGSWPWHVTFTHDGYAFCQGSLITDEFVLTGAQCSQQSYLSGAVVHMGVQNNQSGFGEVTRRIAYIACHQDFSYNYYENDICLVKLSAPVNFTNYIRPVCLASENSTFHDGTPSWVTGFQYNHNYYYSNPLQEVNVSVIGNNECSCYYQNSYYYYYYYYYRAVRNTTMCAGQETGSGSLYYEDNGAALVSKQDAIWVQSGIASYVYGYYLSRPSIYTRVSQYEEWIRDRVTGMEAGFVTFTSPGEDSDLNYTCPTQAPTTPYSYFTSYPYYFTTDDSIFSSGETLIPITHLVSLSALVLLLHPFVGGARI